From the genome of Papaver somniferum cultivar HN1 chromosome 2, ASM357369v1, whole genome shotgun sequence, one region includes:
- the LOC113347492 gene encoding uncharacterized protein LOC113347492, whose amino-acid sequence MMLGKRARPSMRRTTSMTGLTVDPINMDTSLPPLDPSINDVMVLRAHHHHVQNNINNNKQAGVGDVNITDHGFVHHHLSRRNTVGGGDAITSNTEFEQKFMSSNVAPPKPRFNQRRNSGDFAVEAAAHFLRSCGLCKRRLAPGRDIFMYRGDAAFCSLECRQQQIQQDEKKEKCSWVSKKEIPLVVVAATVAGSESSNNGETVAAA is encoded by the exons atgatgttgggGAAGAGAGCTAGACCATCAATGAGAAGAACAACAAGTATGACAGGATTAACTGTAGATCCAATAAACATGGATACATCATTACCACCTTTAGATCCTTCTATAAACGATGTCATGGTTCTTAGAGCTCATCATCACCATGTACAGAATAATATTAACAACAATAAACAAGCGGGTGTTGGTGATGTTAATATTACAGATCATGGGTTTGTTCATCATCATCTCTCGAGAAGAAAtactgttggtggtggtgatgctaTTACTTCTAACACTGAATTCGAACAGAAATTTATGTCAAGTAATGTTGCACCGCCTAAACCTAGATTTAACCAGAGAAGAAATTCAGGGGATTTTGCTGTTGAAGCTGCTGCACATTTCTTGAGATCTTGTGGACTCTGTAAACGTCGGCTTGCTCCTGGTCGTGATATCTTCATGTACAG GGGTGATGCCGCATTTTGTAGCTTAGAATGCAGGCAACAACAAATTCAACAGgatgagaaaaaagaaaagtgtTCGTGGGTCTCAAAGAAGGAAATTcctttggtggtggtggcggcaacgGTAGCCGGATCAGAGTCTTCCAATAATGGAGAGACGGTAGCAGCCGCATAA